The following proteins are co-located in the Polystyrenella longa genome:
- a CDS encoding DUF5690 family protein: MSSSWITKKLEKSSPTTFSVYCIVAAFGAYFCMYAFRKPFTAATYEGYEQFEISLKTVLVTSQVFGYMVSKFVGIKIISEMPSTRRSLAFLLLIGIAEGALLLYALVPLPYKFLCLFLNGLPLGMIFGLVLSYLEGRRVTEALNAGLCASFILSSGVVKSIGVWLITGVNIPGYGMVTFSPFWMPFVEGMLFLLPLFFFVWMLRQIPPPQAEDIAQRSERRPMTKADRWEFFNTYAFGLSCMILTYILLTIVRSIRDDFATEIWIGLGQKDQPEVFTQSEFLVMLGVTVINGAAIFIRNNRTAFRTAVITMSGGFMLTCLSVWGYQSETLGGFAFMVISGLGMYVPYVAFHTTLFERMIAVFRAKSNLGYLMYLADATGYLGYVFIMVLRNFTVLEVNHLKLYLNSSIWISAISLLCMIASLIYFERKMIRHAASLPEPAVT, encoded by the coding sequence ATGTCTTCCTCCTGGATTACGAAGAAGCTGGAGAAGTCGTCTCCAACGACATTTTCAGTCTATTGTATTGTTGCGGCCTTTGGCGCCTATTTCTGCATGTATGCTTTTCGCAAACCTTTTACGGCGGCGACGTACGAAGGGTACGAACAATTCGAAATCAGCCTGAAGACAGTGTTGGTGACCTCTCAGGTTTTCGGATACATGGTCTCCAAGTTTGTCGGAATTAAGATCATCTCCGAAATGCCTTCGACGCGACGCTCGCTCGCCTTTCTACTGTTGATTGGAATCGCCGAAGGAGCACTGCTTCTGTATGCCCTTGTGCCGCTCCCGTACAAATTCCTGTGTCTGTTCCTCAATGGTTTACCGTTGGGAATGATCTTTGGACTGGTGCTCAGTTATCTCGAAGGTCGCCGCGTCACCGAGGCCCTCAATGCCGGTTTGTGCGCCAGCTTTATTCTCTCCTCAGGAGTGGTGAAATCAATCGGGGTTTGGTTGATCACTGGAGTAAACATTCCGGGCTATGGAATGGTGACGTTCTCCCCATTCTGGATGCCATTTGTAGAAGGGATGCTCTTCCTGCTACCACTATTTTTCTTCGTCTGGATGCTCCGACAGATTCCTCCACCCCAGGCCGAAGACATCGCTCAACGGTCCGAACGTCGTCCCATGACCAAAGCGGACCGCTGGGAGTTCTTCAACACCTACGCCTTCGGTTTGTCCTGCATGATTCTGACCTATATCCTGTTGACCATTGTTCGAAGTATCCGGGATGACTTCGCAACAGAAATTTGGATCGGACTCGGTCAGAAAGACCAACCAGAGGTTTTCACTCAATCCGAGTTTCTCGTCATGCTGGGAGTGACAGTCATCAACGGGGCTGCCATCTTCATTCGTAACAACCGAACTGCCTTTCGAACGGCAGTCATTACAATGAGTGGCGGATTTATGCTGACCTGCCTTTCCGTGTGGGGTTACCAGTCTGAGACGTTGGGAGGATTTGCCTTTATGGTGATCAGCGGACTCGGAATGTATGTTCCCTACGTCGCCTTCCATACCACGTTATTTGAACGAATGATTGCCGTCTTCCGTGCAAAAAGTAACCTTGGTTACCTGATGTATCTGGCGGACGCCACGGGTTATCTGGGTTATGTCTTCATTATGGTTCTGCGGAACTTCACCGTCCTGGAAGTCAATCATCTCAAGCTCTACTTGAATTCCTCAATCTGGATTTCGGCGATTTCGCTTCTCTGTATGATTGCCAGTTTGATTTACTTTGAACGAAAAATGATCCGGCACGCGGCATCGCTACCCGAGCCGGCGGTAACGTGA
- a CDS encoding PAS domain S-box protein, with protein sequence MNTGIDLTKRLETAFDSNVSLANRSNIEIESLIDDVSKMLRNGQSKVNAILETAVDAVIMINQFGIVSDFNPAAERMFGYQPEEVVGQNIKMLMPSPYQEQHDGYLHNYMSTGEKKVIGIGREVQAKRKDGSVFDIELAVSELTLNGQNYFAGIIKDISERKQNERHLNWLATIVESSNEAIIGIDQGLKIHSWNKAAETIFGYDVEEAQEECISLLFAEEEQIELLILLQEIADGKIDRTRLETHGINKRGLEIDLSLSIAPIIENDHHISGTSIIATDITQSREIERQMERTRALAQYTLNSLNECIAILDQDGMILSVNSAWQEFVEEMQFFDEHLKEQSCFYPSAELEHDQLWDAQLQIAGQIQDLFKDDNEVEMDQFIVSDNSGERCFCIKLARFLEQEESRVVVAIDDITAEKQAHQEIEKAARAAHMANVAKTDFLTNMSHEIRTPLTAILGFAELMLEEDMDKEEQDLALQTVRRNGEHLLGIINEILDLSKIESGKLEVEHSDCDVIKLIDDLHDIMNLRAEKQNLNFTTEFATALPAIIETDSIRLKQVLFNLLGNALKFTSEGKVHLSIGSECGSSGQLRMRFEVTDSGIGIDPQSTTRLFEPFTQADNSVSRKYGGTGLGLAISKRLVGLLGGEIGVNSIPGKGSTFWFTIDCGIPAGFNTYSSLEEYRDGIQTRQEESLDVEQLDCSILLAEDGEDNRHLFDFILSQAGVRLTTVSNGAEAVKKAIDPSNQFDIILMDMQMPVMDGYLATKILRESGYNGPILALTAHAVKSMQQRSLNAGCDDIITKPVNRKKLLSILNRWDQKSFQLN encoded by the coding sequence ATGAATACCGGGATTGATTTGACCAAAAGACTTGAGACCGCCTTTGACTCGAACGTTTCCCTGGCGAATCGATCTAATATCGAAATCGAATCGTTAATTGACGATGTCTCCAAGATGTTGCGTAACGGTCAGTCGAAAGTAAACGCCATTCTGGAAACAGCCGTGGACGCTGTCATCATGATCAATCAATTCGGAATCGTTTCCGATTTTAATCCTGCGGCAGAAAGAATGTTCGGTTATCAACCGGAAGAAGTTGTCGGACAGAATATCAAAATGTTGATGCCCTCGCCGTATCAGGAGCAGCACGATGGCTACCTGCACAATTACATGTCGACGGGCGAAAAGAAAGTCATCGGCATTGGTCGCGAAGTCCAAGCAAAAAGAAAAGATGGCTCCGTTTTCGATATTGAACTGGCTGTTTCGGAATTAACGTTGAATGGTCAGAATTATTTTGCCGGTATCATCAAAGACATCAGCGAACGTAAACAGAATGAACGCCATTTGAACTGGTTGGCTACGATTGTCGAATCGTCTAACGAAGCCATCATCGGAATCGATCAAGGTCTGAAAATCCATTCCTGGAACAAAGCAGCAGAAACAATCTTTGGATACGACGTCGAAGAAGCGCAAGAAGAATGCATTTCACTCCTGTTCGCCGAAGAAGAACAAATCGAACTCCTGATTCTGCTACAGGAGATCGCCGATGGCAAGATTGATCGGACTCGTCTGGAGACACATGGCATCAATAAACGGGGACTGGAGATTGACCTGTCTCTCTCGATCGCCCCCATCATTGAAAACGATCATCACATCTCGGGAACTTCGATCATCGCGACTGACATCACTCAATCACGTGAAATTGAACGCCAGATGGAACGGACACGGGCACTTGCTCAATACACGTTAAATTCATTGAATGAATGCATCGCCATTCTCGATCAGGACGGCATGATTCTCTCTGTAAACAGTGCCTGGCAGGAGTTCGTGGAAGAGATGCAGTTCTTCGACGAACACCTGAAAGAGCAGAGCTGTTTCTATCCGTCCGCAGAACTTGAACACGATCAGCTCTGGGATGCTCAGCTACAGATCGCGGGACAGATTCAAGATCTGTTTAAGGACGACAATGAAGTCGAAATGGATCAGTTTATAGTCAGTGATAATTCGGGTGAACGTTGCTTCTGCATCAAGCTGGCTCGATTTCTGGAACAGGAAGAATCGCGGGTGGTCGTTGCCATTGATGACATCACTGCTGAAAAGCAGGCGCATCAGGAGATCGAAAAGGCCGCGCGAGCAGCTCACATGGCAAACGTTGCAAAAACAGACTTCCTCACCAATATGAGTCACGAAATCCGGACGCCCCTCACCGCCATTCTGGGATTCGCCGAATTGATGCTCGAAGAAGATATGGACAAAGAAGAACAGGACCTCGCATTGCAAACGGTTCGCCGCAACGGCGAACATTTACTCGGCATTATCAACGAAATCCTGGATCTCTCCAAAATCGAATCCGGAAAACTGGAAGTCGAACATTCAGACTGTGATGTCATCAAATTAATTGACGACCTGCACGATATTATGAATCTACGTGCGGAAAAACAAAACCTTAATTTCACCACGGAGTTCGCAACAGCGTTGCCTGCCATAATCGAAACAGATTCGATTCGCTTGAAACAGGTCCTGTTCAATCTACTTGGAAATGCGCTGAAGTTTACGAGTGAAGGGAAAGTTCATCTTTCTATTGGGAGTGAATGCGGATCTTCGGGTCAACTTCGAATGCGATTTGAAGTCACCGATAGTGGTATCGGAATCGATCCGCAATCAACGACTCGGTTGTTCGAACCTTTTACTCAGGCGGACAATTCCGTTTCCAGAAAATATGGTGGAACGGGTTTGGGGCTGGCGATCAGTAAGAGGTTGGTCGGTTTGCTGGGGGGAGAAATCGGCGTCAATTCGATTCCCGGAAAAGGGAGTACGTTCTGGTTCACCATCGACTGTGGTATTCCCGCTGGGTTTAACACCTATTCGTCTCTGGAAGAATACAGAGACGGAATTCAGACGCGTCAGGAAGAAAGCCTCGATGTGGAGCAACTCGATTGTTCCATCCTGCTGGCGGAAGATGGAGAGGATAACCGCCATTTGTTTGACTTCATTCTCTCGCAAGCAGGCGTTCGACTGACGACTGTCAGCAACGGGGCTGAAGCCGTCAAGAAAGCGATCGACCCATCAAATCAATTCGATATTATCCTGATGGACATGCAGATGCCCGTGATGGACGGTTACCTGGCCACCAAAATCCTCCGCGAATCGGGATACAACGGCCCCATTCTCGCACTTACGGCACATGCTGTTAAGTCTATGCAACAGAGGAGTTTAAATGCGGGATGTGATGATATAATCACTAAACCAGTCAATCGAAAAAAACTCCTTTCGATTCTGAACCGCTGGGATCAGAAGTCGTTTCAGCTGAATTGA
- a CDS encoding outer membrane protein assembly factor BamD, whose product MAPMRSILPALLLTSILMTICLLMTGCARTFNVASSSGDEFSTERLLSMAETFESQGDHQRANSLYKAVELRDPSKSYLSDKAAPASTLKSGFKTGLNYTSPQLPSASAPASASKLTTKASDEVLSKAESIADSVMTVEQIETVDTETFNPLEVHAPFNSSELAELESTEQSSETQSLEAFLSKHQTQDEFSEVEIPIFESETKAISQEENHDEFVTAAGSEMEREANPFVTEDHFAETQFRAEAENDIDFAMPPRTVNYEELENPSMIEKDFFETPSTKAKPEESRIDFALNETKTELKAPMSGNVPVQERKTQPRPVSNEGFMLPSVRR is encoded by the coding sequence ATGGCCCCTATGCGATCAATTCTACCTGCACTGCTTCTGACCAGCATCCTGATGACTATCTGTCTCTTGATGACGGGTTGTGCACGCACATTTAATGTTGCTTCCTCCTCGGGGGATGAATTCTCTACAGAGCGTTTACTGTCGATGGCAGAAACCTTTGAGTCTCAAGGAGATCACCAACGCGCGAACTCGCTCTACAAAGCGGTTGAGTTACGCGATCCGAGTAAGTCCTATCTTTCAGATAAGGCGGCACCCGCGAGCACATTAAAATCGGGGTTTAAAACCGGACTGAATTACACCAGCCCGCAATTGCCATCCGCTTCAGCCCCGGCATCTGCTTCAAAACTTACAACTAAAGCATCGGACGAAGTTCTCAGCAAAGCAGAATCAATCGCTGATTCAGTCATGACTGTTGAGCAGATTGAAACAGTGGACACCGAGACATTCAATCCTCTGGAAGTCCATGCCCCCTTCAATTCTTCCGAACTAGCCGAACTTGAATCGACTGAGCAGTCGTCAGAAACTCAGAGTCTGGAAGCTTTCCTGAGTAAACACCAAACTCAGGATGAGTTCAGTGAAGTTGAAATTCCGATTTTCGAATCCGAGACAAAGGCCATCTCTCAAGAAGAAAATCATGACGAGTTCGTTACTGCGGCGGGATCTGAAATGGAACGCGAAGCAAACCCGTTTGTCACGGAAGATCATTTTGCCGAGACTCAATTCAGAGCCGAGGCTGAAAACGACATCGACTTCGCAATGCCTCCGCGAACAGTCAATTACGAGGAGCTTGAAAACCCCTCAATGATCGAAAAAGACTTTTTCGAAACCCCATCGACCAAAGCCAAACCTGAAGAATCACGGATCGACTTTGCTTTGAACGAAACGAAGACTGAGCTTAAGGCTCCCATGTCGGGGAACGTTCCCGTTCAGGAACGAAAAACTCAACCTCGCCCAGTTTCAAACGAGGGTTTCATGTTGCCCAGTGTTCGTCGATAA
- a CDS encoding zinc-binding dehydrogenase, whose amino-acid sequence MTKSPDQATAILFESVGAPLQSVAATLPELHPGEVLVAISATTLCGSDLHTYHGRRETATPAILGHEIIGRIAALSEQEPARAYDGSRLKVGDRVTWSLCVHCGDCFFCQRDLPQKCEQLLKYGHQSFVLHPWCGGLASHIILRRHSSLFKIPDALTDAVACPANCATATVAAALRRVDSVIGGNVVILGAGMLGLTAAAMVKEAGARKAILIDRDQARLDRALKFGATDLVHTDQLSEPLDSTIKEMTEGRGADVVLELTGATNLVQEGLRLLRVGGQLILVGSVFPTTSAEMNPEQIVRKMISIQGVHNYAPEDLGTALKFLSAHTNSYPFAGLVEETFSLSDSTEAFAFASTGQAFRVMIKVANDE is encoded by the coding sequence GTGACAAAGTCTCCCGACCAGGCCACCGCCATTTTATTTGAAAGTGTCGGCGCACCGCTTCAGTCTGTGGCCGCGACTTTGCCGGAATTGCACCCAGGCGAAGTGTTGGTCGCGATTTCTGCGACCACGTTATGTGGTAGCGATCTGCACACTTATCATGGTCGACGTGAAACCGCGACACCTGCGATTCTGGGTCACGAAATCATTGGTCGCATCGCAGCACTTTCCGAACAGGAACCTGCCCGTGCTTACGATGGCAGCCGGTTGAAAGTGGGAGATCGAGTGACCTGGTCGTTGTGTGTGCATTGTGGGGACTGTTTTTTCTGTCAACGCGATCTTCCGCAGAAATGTGAACAGCTCCTGAAGTATGGACATCAATCGTTCGTACTGCACCCCTGGTGCGGAGGACTGGCGAGTCACATCATTTTGAGGCGGCACAGTTCCCTCTTTAAAATACCGGACGCACTTACCGATGCCGTTGCCTGTCCGGCCAACTGCGCGACGGCGACCGTTGCCGCGGCGCTGCGGCGAGTCGATTCCGTCATTGGCGGGAATGTGGTCATTCTGGGCGCGGGTATGTTGGGACTGACTGCTGCGGCCATGGTAAAAGAAGCGGGAGCCCGAAAGGCCATCCTGATTGACCGCGATCAGGCTCGTCTTGATCGGGCACTGAAGTTTGGTGCGACCGATCTGGTTCACACCGACCAGCTATCAGAACCACTTGATAGCACCATCAAAGAAATGACAGAAGGGCGAGGGGCGGATGTTGTTCTGGAACTGACCGGGGCAACCAATCTGGTTCAGGAAGGCCTGCGCTTATTGCGAGTTGGGGGCCAGCTTATTCTGGTGGGTTCCGTCTTCCCCACCACCTCAGCCGAAATGAATCCCGAACAAATCGTCCGAAAGATGATTTCCATCCAGGGAGTGCATAACTATGCGCCGGAAGATTTAGGGACGGCACTTAAGTTTCTCTCCGCCCACACCAATTCCTACCCATTCGCTGGATTAGTGGAAGAGACCTTCTCACTTTCGGACAGTACAGAAGCTTTTGCTTTCGCCAGTACCGGACAGGCTTTTCGGGTAATGATCAAAGTTGCCAATGACGAATAA